A single Brassica rapa cultivar Chiifu-401-42 chromosome A04, CAAS_Brap_v3.01, whole genome shotgun sequence DNA region contains:
- the LOC103864532 gene encoding NADP-dependent glyceraldehyde-3-phosphate dehydrogenase — protein sequence MAGTGIFTEILDGEVYKYYSDGEWRTSSSGKSVAIVNPATRKTQYKVQACTQEEVNKVMEMAKSAQKSWAKTPLWKRAELLHKAAAILKDNKAPIAESLVKEIAKPAKDSVTEVVRSGDLISYCAEEGVRILGEGKFLLSDSFPGNERTKYCLTSKIPLGVVLAIPPFNYPVNLAVSKIAPALIAGNSLVLKPPTQGAVSCLHMVHCFHLAGFPKGLISCITGKGSEIGDFLTMHPAVNCISFTGGDTGISISKKAGMIPLQMELGGKDACIVLEDADLDLVASNIIKGGFSYSGQRCTAVKVVLVMESVADELVEKVKAKVAKLTVGPPEENCDITAVVSESSANFIEGLVMDAKEKGATFCQEYKREGNLIWPLLLDNVRPDMRIAWEEPFGPVLPVLRISSVEEGINHCNASNFGLQGCVFTKDINKAMLISDAMETGTVQINSAPARGPDHFPFQGLKDSGIGSQGVTNSINLMTKVKTTVINLPTPSYSMG from the exons ATGGCTGGGACTGGAATTTTCACAGAGATTCTAGACGGAGAAGTCTACAAGTACTACTCTGATGGAGAGTGGAGAACTTCTTCCTCCGGTAAAAGTGTGGCCATCGTTAACCCTGCCACGAGGAAGACACAGTACAAGGTTCAAG CATGCACGCAAGAAGAAGTGAACAAGGTGATGGAGATGGCTAAATCTGCTCAGAAGTCATGGGCAAAGACTCCTCTTTGGAAAAGAGCTGAGCTTCTTCACAAAGCTGCTGCGATCCTCAAGGACAACAAAGCTCCCATTGCTGAGTCTCTTGTCAAGGAAATTGCTAAACCAGCCAAAGATTCTGTCACTGag GTTGTGAGGTCTGGAGATTTGATCTCTTATTGTGCTGAAGAAGGTGTTAGGATCTTAGGTGAAGGGAAGTTTCTGCTCTCTGATAGCTTCCCTGGGAATGAACGTACCAAGTACTGCCTCACTTCCAAG ATCCCTCTTGGTGTGGTTTTGGCTATTCCTCCATTCAACTATCCTGTCAATCTCGCTGTATCGAAGATTGCTCCTGCTTTGATAGCTGGAAACTCCCTTGTCCTGAAACCTCCAACTCAA GGAGCTGTTTCTTGCCTTCATATGGTGCATTGCTTTCACTTAGCTGGTTTCCCAAAAGGTCTCATTAGCTGCATCACAGGAAAAGGCTCTGAGATTGGAGATTTCCTCACTATGCACCCTGCTGTTAACTGCATTag TTTCACCGGGGGTGATACCGGAATCTCCATCTCCAAGAAAGCTGGTATGATCCCTCTTCAGATGGAACTTGGAGGAAAAGATGCATGCATTGTCCTGGAAGATGCTGATCTTGATTTAGTCGCTTCCAATATCATCAAAGGAGGATTCTCCTACAG TGGGCAGAGATGCACTGCGGTTAAGGTAGTCTTAGTGATGGAATCAGTGGCTGATGAGCTTGTAGAGAAAGTGAAAGCTAAAGTGGCGAAACTCACGGTGGGACCGCCTGAAGAGAACTGCGATATTACAGCCGTGGTGTCGGAATCCTCGGCTAATTTCATTGAAGGATTGGTGATGGATGCTAAGGAGAAAGGAGCAACGTTCTGTCAAGAGTATAAAAGAGAAGGCAACTTGATTTGGCCGTTGCTTTTGGACAATGTCAGACCAGACATGAGGATTGCTTGGGAGGAACCTTTCGGTCCTGTCTTGCCTGTCTTGAGGATCAGTTCCGTTGAGGAAGGCATTAATCATTGCAATGCTAGTAACTTTGGCCTCCAG GGATGTGTATTCACTAAAGACATCAACAAGGCAATGCTGATCAGTGATGCAATGGAGACAGGAACGGTTCAGATTAACTCTGCGCCAGCTCGTGGACCAGACCATTTCCCTTTCCAG GGACTAAAGGACAGTGGAATAGGATCACAAGGTGTGACAAATAGCATCAATCTGATGACCAAAGTGAAGACCACTGTCATTAACTTGCCTACACCCTCATACTCTATGGGTTAG